One Microbacterium sp. No. 7 genomic window carries:
- a CDS encoding ABC transporter ATP-binding protein, with amino-acid sequence MIVAENLTKRYGDKTAVADVSFTVQPGKVTGFLGPNGAGKSTTMRMIVGLDRPTAGHVTVSGQSYASLPAPLTEVGVLLDAKAVHTGRSARNHLRAMAATHGISRRRVDEVIELTGIGSVAGKRAGGFSLGMGQRLGIAAALLGDPQTLILDEPVNGLDPEGVRWVRQLVRRHAAAGRTVLLSSHLMSEMAQTADHVIVLGRGKVLADAPIDDLVRAWTTSVVRVRSPRAAELTQALARPAVEIAAPSADELVVTGLTAAEIGDTAAERGIALHELTPTTGSLEEAYLALTEQAVEYRTKELA; translated from the coding sequence ATGATCGTCGCAGAGAATCTCACGAAGAGGTACGGGGACAAGACCGCCGTGGCGGATGTCTCCTTCACCGTGCAGCCCGGCAAGGTGACCGGCTTCCTCGGGCCCAACGGCGCGGGCAAGTCGACCACGATGCGCATGATCGTGGGGCTCGACCGCCCCACGGCGGGTCACGTCACGGTCTCGGGCCAGTCGTACGCGAGCCTGCCGGCACCGCTCACCGAGGTGGGCGTGCTGCTCGACGCGAAGGCCGTGCACACGGGCCGCAGCGCCCGCAACCACCTGCGGGCCATGGCCGCGACGCACGGCATCAGCCGCCGCCGGGTCGACGAGGTGATCGAGCTCACCGGCATCGGGTCCGTCGCGGGCAAGCGCGCCGGCGGCTTCTCGCTCGGCATGGGACAGCGGCTCGGCATCGCGGCCGCCCTCCTGGGCGACCCGCAGACCCTCATCCTGGACGAGCCCGTCAACGGCCTCGACCCCGAGGGCGTGCGCTGGGTCCGCCAGCTCGTGCGGCGTCACGCCGCCGCGGGTCGCACCGTGCTGCTCTCCAGCCACCTGATGAGCGAGATGGCGCAGACCGCCGACCACGTCATCGTGCTCGGGCGGGGAAAGGTCCTCGCCGACGCGCCGATCGACGACCTCGTGCGCGCGTGGACGACGAGCGTCGTGCGCGTGCGCAGCCCGCGCGCCGCCGAGCTCACCCAGGCGCTCGCCCGTCCGGCCGTCGAGATCGCGGCGCCGTCGGCCGACGAGCTCGTCGTCACGGGCCTCACGGCCGCCGAGATCGGCGACACCGCGGCCGAGCGAGGCATCGCCCTGCACGAGCTGACGCCCACCACCGGGTCGCTCGAGGAGGCGTACCTCGCCCTCACCGAGCAGGCCGTCGAATACCGCACCAAGGAGCTCGCATGA
- a CDS encoding mechanosensitive ion channel family protein — protein sequence MILRPLDTTDDAPDVLDPSFWGDVAVWLGKAGVNLIQVALIIVGAVLAAWILRLVIRRVVTRIVRGAKSKAQVTDTQALESSPLSAMRLVQRTRTLGSILQNIVNVSLVVIALLLVVQTIAPNALGSFTLLTAAVGAGLGFGAQNIVRDVLNGIFLVAEDQVGIGDVVDLDLASGVVEYVSVRITHVRDVNGTLWYVRNGEITRVGNMSQGWSRAIIDLTVPVDADIDDVEQVMLDTARGLAHDAKWRSRILEDPEVWGLESITGDALVMRLVIKTLAGSKDDVAGELRVRLKRAFDEMGVGSAQMSSVMLTGLEGAQRVRGANPPRTRPTPVPPPSGKGIWKAKKRPGRDADTRATPDDDAPAEGDDE from the coding sequence ATGATCCTGCGTCCCCTCGACACCACCGACGACGCTCCCGACGTGCTCGATCCGAGCTTCTGGGGCGACGTCGCCGTCTGGCTGGGCAAGGCGGGCGTCAACCTGATCCAGGTCGCCCTCATCATCGTGGGCGCGGTGCTCGCCGCGTGGATCCTGCGGCTGGTGATCCGGCGGGTCGTCACGCGCATCGTGCGCGGCGCGAAGAGCAAGGCGCAGGTCACCGACACGCAGGCGCTGGAGTCGTCGCCGCTGTCGGCGATGCGCCTCGTGCAGCGCACGCGCACGCTCGGCTCCATCCTGCAGAACATCGTCAACGTCTCGCTCGTCGTCATCGCGCTGCTCCTCGTCGTGCAGACGATCGCGCCGAACGCGCTGGGCTCGTTCACCCTGCTCACCGCCGCCGTCGGCGCGGGGCTCGGCTTCGGCGCGCAGAACATCGTCAGGGACGTGCTGAACGGCATCTTCCTCGTCGCCGAGGACCAGGTCGGCATCGGCGACGTCGTCGACCTCGACCTGGCATCCGGCGTCGTCGAGTACGTGAGCGTGCGCATCACGCACGTGCGCGACGTCAACGGCACGCTCTGGTACGTGCGCAACGGCGAGATCACGCGCGTCGGCAACATGTCGCAGGGCTGGTCGCGCGCGATCATCGACCTCACGGTGCCCGTCGACGCCGACATCGACGACGTCGAGCAGGTGATGCTCGACACGGCCCGCGGCCTCGCGCACGACGCCAAGTGGCGGTCGCGCATCCTCGAAGACCCGGAGGTGTGGGGCCTGGAGTCGATCACCGGCGACGCGCTCGTCATGCGGCTCGTGATCAAGACGCTCGCCGGCTCGAAGGACGACGTCGCCGGCGAGCTGCGCGTGCGGCTCAAGCGCGCGTTCGACGAGATGGGCGTCGGATCGGCGCAGATGAGCTCCGTCATGCTCACGGGGCTCGAAGGCGCCCAGCGCGTGCGCGGCGCGAATCCTCCGCGCACGCGCCCGACGCCCGTCCCGCCGCCGTCGGGCAAGGGCATCTGGAAGGCCAAGAAGCGTCCGGGGCGCGACGCCGACACGCGCGCGACGCCCGACGACGACGCGCCCGCGGAAGGGGACGACGAATGA
- a CDS encoding ABC transporter permease, with amino-acid sequence MTAVTAGTPLDATNAPAPRLTFPHLLRAEWIKLSTLRSTWWSVGIVAVLSVAVSAMMASAANDFGPGYMPIMAIVSPLQFTMLLAGILGAIAITGEYSTGMIRSTFTAAPRRGAVLVAKAIVTATLMFVVSLVVFLLSVAVTAPILREPVDWSDPAQSVLPILGGALSMVMFTLIGLSFGFLLRSGAGAISATIAVMFVLPIVAASFPYGDPAWQWVRDIAQYLPMNLAQSLTSVGDEYGLADGPALLGVAVWIVAGLVAAWGVLRRRDA; translated from the coding sequence ATGACCGCCGTCACCGCCGGAACGCCGCTCGACGCGACGAACGCGCCGGCACCCCGCCTCACCTTCCCGCACCTGCTGCGGGCCGAGTGGATCAAGCTCTCCACGCTGCGGTCGACCTGGTGGTCGGTCGGCATCGTCGCGGTGCTGTCCGTCGCGGTCTCCGCCATGATGGCGAGCGCGGCGAACGACTTCGGGCCGGGCTACATGCCCATCATGGCCATCGTCTCGCCGCTGCAGTTCACGATGCTGCTCGCCGGCATCCTCGGCGCCATCGCGATCACGGGAGAGTACTCGACGGGCATGATCCGGTCCACGTTCACGGCCGCGCCCCGTCGTGGCGCCGTCCTCGTGGCCAAGGCGATCGTCACGGCGACGCTCATGTTCGTCGTGAGCCTCGTCGTGTTCCTCCTCTCGGTCGCCGTCACAGCACCGATCCTCAGGGAGCCCGTCGACTGGTCCGACCCCGCGCAGTCGGTGCTACCGATCCTCGGCGGTGCGCTGAGCATGGTGATGTTCACGCTCATCGGCCTCTCCTTCGGGTTCCTCCTGCGCAGCGGCGCCGGCGCCATCTCGGCGACGATCGCGGTGATGTTCGTGCTGCCGATCGTGGCGGCCAGCTTCCCCTACGGCGACCCGGCGTGGCAGTGGGTGCGCGACATCGCGCAGTACCTCCCCATGAACCTCGCGCAGTCGCTGACCAGCGTCGGCGACGAGTACGGCCTCGCCGACGGACCCGCGCTGCTCGGCGTCGCCGTCTGGATCGTCGCGGGGCTCGTCGCGGCCTGGGGCGTGCTGCGCCGACGCGACGCGTAG
- a CDS encoding response regulator — protein MTSRIRVLLVDDQELIRLGFRLVLDAEPDLEVVGEAADGEAAIEACRRLLPDVVLMDIRMPRLDGVAATARIVAEQPRSRVLVLTTFDLDEYVLGALRAGASGFLLKDAQRQELVSAIHAVHRGDATLAPSVTRRLLDTLVEHPAAPSPPGPDPADALTDRERDVYRAIARGRTNAEIAAELYLGESTVKTHVGRVLAKLGARDRVHAVIIAHRHGHVPPDARGSAPED, from the coding sequence ATGACCTCGCGCATCCGCGTGCTGCTCGTCGACGACCAGGAGCTCATCCGGCTCGGGTTCCGGCTCGTGCTCGACGCCGAGCCCGATCTCGAGGTCGTCGGCGAGGCGGCCGACGGCGAGGCCGCGATCGAGGCGTGCCGTCGGCTGCTGCCCGACGTGGTGCTGATGGACATCCGGATGCCGCGTCTCGACGGCGTCGCCGCGACGGCGCGCATCGTCGCGGAGCAGCCCCGGTCGCGCGTGCTCGTGCTCACGACGTTCGACCTCGACGAGTACGTGCTCGGCGCCCTGCGCGCCGGCGCCAGCGGATTCCTCCTGAAGGATGCCCAGCGGCAGGAGCTCGTCTCCGCGATCCACGCCGTGCACCGGGGCGACGCGACGCTCGCGCCGAGCGTCACGCGCCGTCTGCTCGACACGCTCGTGGAGCATCCCGCCGCGCCGTCGCCGCCCGGACCGGACCCCGCCGACGCCCTGACGGACCGCGAGCGCGACGTCTATCGCGCGATCGCGCGCGGCCGGACCAACGCCGAGATCGCGGCGGAGCTCTATCTCGGCGAGTCGACCGTGAAGACGCACGTCGGCCGCGTGCTCGCCAAGCTCGGCGCCCGCGACCGCGTGCACGCCGTGATCATCGCGCACCGGCACGGCCACGTGCCGCCCGATGCGCGGGGCTCGGCGCCCGAAGACTGA
- a CDS encoding sensor histidine kinase: MSAAPQSVAGPAGTDDGLRLPRPPGVIRRFWARHPIVADVLVALVVFLTALPSTVVASNVRTVSAPLTTGVLGVVMIAACAMLVLRRRWPRAVFAAALCTSLACLLAATPFGSSPVLVACYTLAVYRSSRACWAGFGILATALLVVATAATSAGLLPFSASANTVLAHTVSALVGSLVGVNVGNRKRYLEAVIDRSRQLLVERDQQARLAADAERRRIAREMHDIVSHSLTVIVALTEGAAATDDRERARAAGAQAAATARTALREMRAMLGVLRDERGDAPLSPVDDDAVAEAIDRARQAGFPVTFTLSGVVDAPRAVRFALGRIVQEGLTNAMRHAPRATSIDVSVVSLADAIAVEIRNDGVEQTSASGGGYGLTGLRERVAHVGGTLSSGPVAPGRWRLHAHLPFSADGAAPAPDAARPVPEAP; the protein is encoded by the coding sequence ATGTCCGCAGCACCGCAGTCCGTCGCCGGTCCCGCCGGGACCGACGACGGACTGCGCCTGCCACGTCCGCCCGGCGTCATCCGGAGGTTCTGGGCCCGGCATCCGATCGTCGCCGACGTGCTCGTCGCGCTGGTCGTCTTCCTCACCGCGCTGCCGTCGACCGTCGTCGCGTCCAACGTGCGCACGGTGTCCGCGCCCCTGACCACGGGCGTGCTCGGCGTCGTCATGATCGCCGCGTGCGCGATGCTCGTGCTGCGCCGCCGGTGGCCGCGGGCCGTCTTCGCCGCCGCGCTGTGCACGAGCCTGGCCTGCCTGCTCGCGGCCACGCCGTTCGGCTCGTCGCCGGTCCTGGTCGCCTGCTACACGCTCGCCGTGTATCGTTCGTCGCGCGCCTGCTGGGCGGGGTTCGGCATCCTCGCCACCGCCCTGCTCGTGGTCGCGACCGCCGCCACCTCGGCGGGTCTCCTGCCCTTCTCCGCCAGTGCGAACACCGTGCTCGCCCACACCGTCTCGGCGCTCGTAGGATCGCTCGTCGGCGTCAACGTCGGCAACCGCAAGCGCTACCTCGAGGCGGTCATCGACCGTTCGCGCCAGCTGCTCGTCGAACGCGACCAGCAGGCGCGGCTCGCCGCCGACGCGGAACGGCGGCGCATCGCCCGCGAGATGCACGACATCGTCTCGCACTCCCTCACCGTGATCGTCGCGCTCACGGAGGGCGCGGCGGCGACCGACGACCGCGAGCGGGCGCGGGCGGCGGGCGCTCAGGCGGCCGCGACCGCGCGCACGGCGCTGCGCGAGATGCGGGCGATGCTCGGCGTGCTGCGCGACGAGCGCGGCGACGCGCCGCTCTCCCCCGTCGACGACGACGCCGTGGCCGAGGCGATCGATCGCGCGCGGCAGGCCGGATTCCCCGTGACCTTCACGCTGTCCGGCGTCGTCGACGCGCCCCGGGCCGTGCGCTTCGCGCTGGGCCGCATCGTGCAGGAGGGGCTCACGAACGCGATGCGCCATGCGCCGCGCGCGACGTCCATCGACGTCTCCGTCGTGTCGCTCGCCGACGCGATCGCCGTCGAGATCCGCAACGACGGCGTCGAGCAGACCTCGGCGAGCGGCGGCGGATACGGCCTCACCGGCCTGCGCGAACGCGTCGCGCACGTGGGCGGCACGCTCTCGAGCGGTCCCGTCGCGCCCGGTCGCTGGCGGCTGCACGCGCATCTCCCCTTCTCGGCCGACGGCGCCGCCCCCGCGCCGGACGCCGCTCGACCCGTTCCGGAGGCCCCATGA
- a CDS encoding ArsR/SmtB family transcription factor: MPFSQRQRPLYEVKANLFKGLAHPFRIRVLELLAASPEVSVAELQRETGLEASHLSQHLSVLRRHRLVEAERRASHVYYRLADPRVADLLAVARGLLLGILESDGALLDDAQGLPAIGGTAA; encoded by the coding sequence ATGCCGTTCAGTCAGCGCCAGCGCCCCCTCTACGAGGTGAAGGCCAACCTCTTCAAAGGGCTCGCCCACCCGTTCCGCATCCGTGTGCTCGAGCTGCTCGCGGCGTCGCCCGAGGTGAGCGTCGCAGAGCTCCAGCGCGAGACGGGCCTCGAGGCCTCCCATCTGTCGCAGCATCTCTCGGTGCTGCGCCGGCACCGGCTGGTCGAGGCCGAGCGGCGGGCGAGCCACGTGTACTACCGGCTCGCGGATCCGCGCGTCGCGGATCTGCTCGCGGTCGCGCGCGGCCTGCTCCTCGGCATCCTCGAGTCCGACGGCGCGCTGCTCGACGACGCTCAGGGGCTCCCCGCCATCGGCGGGACCGCGGCATGA
- a CDS encoding acyl-CoA thioesterase — protein sequence MNALDSGHDGRAAITLLETLELSDVGARTTEDIFVGRSQLMPHRRIYGGQVLAQSLVAAGRTVSADHAAHSMHAYFLRPGDDTQTVTFSVDRLHDGRSFATRRVQAYQDGVPIFSMIASYQTSSPGLEHQAPMPEGIPGPEEIGRENERTMRTASGGFLLGDVMEIRHVEGAIHEHPAEHRSPRQHLWLRSTARLPDDPDVHRAALLYMSDLTIQESTLRNHGLSWSHPGLKSASLDHAMWFHRFGRADEWLLYAQESTSARGGRGLSRGHLYTRDGTLVASVAQESMVRVPAQS from the coding sequence GTGAACGCACTTGACTCGGGGCACGACGGCCGGGCGGCGATCACCCTGCTGGAGACGCTCGAGCTCTCCGACGTCGGTGCCCGCACGACCGAGGACATCTTCGTCGGCCGCTCGCAGCTCATGCCGCATCGGCGCATCTACGGAGGGCAGGTGCTCGCCCAGTCGCTCGTGGCCGCCGGCCGCACGGTGTCGGCGGATCACGCGGCCCACTCCATGCATGCGTACTTCCTGCGGCCCGGCGACGACACGCAGACGGTCACCTTCTCGGTCGATCGCCTGCACGACGGTCGCTCGTTCGCCACGCGCCGCGTGCAGGCGTACCAGGACGGCGTGCCGATCTTCTCGATGATCGCCTCCTATCAGACCTCGAGTCCCGGCCTCGAGCACCAGGCCCCCATGCCCGAGGGCATCCCGGGACCCGAGGAGATCGGGCGCGAGAACGAGCGCACGATGCGCACGGCCAGCGGCGGCTTCCTGCTCGGCGACGTCATGGAGATCCGCCACGTCGAGGGCGCGATCCATGAGCATCCTGCCGAGCACCGCAGTCCGCGGCAGCATCTCTGGCTCCGCTCCACCGCCCGGCTTCCCGACGACCCCGACGTGCATCGCGCGGCGCTGCTCTACATGAGCGACCTCACCATCCAGGAGTCGACGTTGCGCAATCACGGCCTCTCGTGGAGCCATCCCGGCCTCAAGAGCGCGAGCCTCGACCATGCGATGTGGTTCCACCGCTTCGGCCGTGCCGACGAGTGGCTGCTGTACGCACAGGAGTCCACGAGCGCGAGAGGCGGCCGGGGCCTCTCCCGCGGCCACCTCTACACCCGCGACGGCACCCTGGTGGCCAGCGTCGCCCAGGAGTCGATGGTGCGCGTTCCGGCGCAGTCCTGA
- a CDS encoding SulP family inorganic anion transporter translates to MSVRGQVLSLLPSRADYRGLGRTWRGDLLAGLTVGIVALPLALGFGISSGLSAEAGLVTAIIAGLVAAVFGGSHVQVSGPTGAMVVVLAPIVAAHGAGAVAVVSIMAGLIVLAAGALRLGRAVSFIPWPVIEGFTLGIAVIIFLQQVPALTSPHTPAAGEHSANAVVAAIESLSAAQPAYLLWALGAVAIVAACMLLAPRIHSSLPGSLIGIVVVTLLLLVVPAPLARIGELPSSLPAPAIPAFDAALLSSLVLPALTVAALAAIESLLSARVAASLADTGPYDADRELVGQGLASVASGLFGGMPATGAIARTAVNVRSGARTRVASSFHAVVLLLVVLVAAGPVGTIPLAALAGVLMVTAVRMVHAATVRSILRSTRADAAAFVLTALITVAFDLIVAVVIGVVVAGFFALRNLSRSSAVAREPLGDPRPGDERIALIRFDGPLIFAAADRVFDEVNRLRDVSVVILRMSQLELVDATGARVLGDIVTTLERRGVTVLIKGVRSGHHELFRTVGVLASLRHHKHLFTDLDAAIAHARSHIDRERDASSA, encoded by the coding sequence ATGAGCGTGCGCGGTCAGGTGCTGTCGCTGCTGCCCTCGCGCGCCGACTACCGCGGGCTCGGCCGCACCTGGCGGGGAGATCTGCTGGCCGGCCTGACGGTCGGCATCGTCGCGCTGCCGCTCGCCCTCGGGTTCGGGATCAGCTCGGGCCTGAGCGCGGAGGCGGGGCTCGTGACCGCCATCATCGCGGGACTGGTCGCCGCGGTCTTCGGCGGCTCGCACGTGCAGGTCTCGGGCCCCACCGGCGCGATGGTCGTCGTGCTCGCGCCCATCGTCGCCGCGCACGGCGCGGGCGCCGTGGCCGTGGTGTCGATCATGGCGGGTCTCATCGTGCTCGCGGCCGGCGCGCTGCGACTCGGGCGAGCGGTCTCGTTCATCCCGTGGCCGGTCATCGAGGGCTTCACCCTGGGCATCGCGGTCATCATCTTCCTGCAGCAGGTGCCCGCGCTGACCTCGCCGCACACGCCCGCCGCGGGCGAGCACAGCGCGAACGCCGTCGTCGCCGCGATCGAGTCTCTCAGCGCGGCGCAGCCGGCCTACCTGCTCTGGGCGCTCGGCGCGGTCGCGATCGTCGCGGCCTGCATGCTCCTCGCCCCGCGCATCCACTCGTCGCTGCCCGGCTCGCTCATCGGCATCGTCGTGGTGACGCTGCTGCTCCTGGTCGTGCCCGCGCCGCTCGCGCGCATCGGCGAGCTGCCCTCGTCGCTGCCGGCGCCGGCGATCCCCGCCTTCGACGCCGCGCTGCTGTCGTCGCTCGTGCTCCCCGCGCTCACCGTCGCGGCGCTCGCGGCCATCGAGTCGCTGCTCTCGGCCCGCGTGGCGGCCTCGCTCGCCGACACGGGACCGTACGACGCCGATCGCGAGCTCGTCGGCCAGGGGCTCGCGTCCGTCGCGTCCGGGCTCTTCGGGGGGATGCCGGCGACGGGCGCGATCGCCCGGACCGCCGTGAACGTGCGCTCGGGGGCGCGCACCCGCGTCGCCTCGTCGTTCCACGCCGTCGTGCTGCTGCTCGTCGTGCTCGTCGCCGCCGGCCCCGTCGGCACCATCCCGCTCGCCGCCCTCGCGGGCGTGCTGATGGTGACCGCCGTGCGCATGGTGCACGCCGCGACGGTGCGCTCGATCCTGCGCTCCACGCGCGCCGACGCGGCCGCCTTCGTGCTCACCGCCCTCATCACGGTCGCGTTCGACCTCATCGTCGCGGTCGTCATCGGCGTCGTCGTCGCGGGGTTCTTCGCGCTGCGCAACCTGTCGCGCTCCAGCGCGGTCGCGCGCGAGCCTCTCGGAGACCCGCGTCCCGGCGACGAGCGGATCGCGCTCATCCGCTTCGACGGCCCGCTCATCTTCGCGGCCGCCGATCGCGTCTTCGACGAGGTGAACCGCCTGCGCGACGTCTCCGTCGTGATCCTGCGGATGTCGCAGCTCGAGCTCGTCGACGCCACGGGAGCCCGCGTGCTCGGCGACATCGTCACGACCCTCGAGCGGCGCGGCGTCACGGTGCTCATCAAGGGCGTGCGGTCGGGGCACCACGAGCTCTTCCGCACCGTGGGGGTGCTCGCGTCGCTGCGACACCACAAGCACCTGTTCACCGACCTCGACGCCGCGATCGCGCACGCGCGCAGTCACATCGACCGAGAACGAGACGCGTCGAGCGCATAG
- the pepN gene encoding aminopeptidase N, producing the protein MPGENLTRVEAQQRRAIVDTQSYEVALDLTRGAEVFGSRTVVRFTAAEGAATFIDLIAREVREITLNGRAIDPASAFADSRIALDGLGAENELVVDADCLYTNTGEGLHRFVDPVDGEVYLYSQFEVPDSRRVFAVFEQPDLKATFRFTVTAPEPWKVVSNSPTPEPQRHGDGTATWAFEPTPRISSYITALIAGPYEATFSELTSASGRVVPLGVYGRRSLWQHLDADYVFEKTRQGFAYYEERFGVPYPFAKYDQLFVPEFNAGAMENAGAVTFTETYVFRSKVTDAVKERRVVTILHELAHMWFGDLVTMKWWNDLWLNESFAEWASTIATAEATEWTEAWTTFNAMEKTWAYRQDQLPSTHPVVAEINDLEDVQVNFDGITYAKGGSVLKQLAAWVGIEAFFAGVSAYFQKHAWGNTELSDLLVELEATSGRELTTWSRKWLETAGVNTLSPEVRTDLDDVITRFAVVQTAPADYPTIRPHRLGVGFYSLQDGALVRTHHVEIDVDGDLTEVPALAGVRRPDLVLLNDDDLAYAKIRLDERSLETAIAHIGDISDPLARSLVWGAAWDQTRDAESSASDYIDLVLQGIGAETESTTVRTTLAQLQLAANAYVDPADRDASRERVADGLWRLAQDADAGSDSQLQFVTAFASAAATPAQWEQVRALREGATTLDGLEIDADLSWQLLVSLAAGGLVTSADIDAALAADNTAKGGEFAAQARAALPAPEAKQAAWSSLVDSADLPNTIVRSAALGFVHPAGVETLRAFVAPYFDMLLPVWNERTYQIASYLITGLYPAPLADVTLRDATRAWLDENDDAPAALRRLVAENLAGVERALAAQARDAE; encoded by the coding sequence GTGCCCGGAGAGAACCTCACCCGCGTCGAGGCGCAGCAGCGCCGCGCGATCGTCGACACGCAGTCCTACGAGGTCGCGCTCGACCTCACGCGGGGCGCCGAGGTGTTCGGCTCCCGCACGGTCGTGCGCTTCACGGCGGCCGAGGGTGCGGCGACCTTCATCGACCTGATCGCCCGCGAGGTGCGCGAGATCACGCTCAACGGACGGGCGATCGACCCGGCCTCCGCGTTCGCCGACTCGCGCATCGCGCTCGACGGCCTCGGCGCCGAGAACGAGCTCGTGGTCGACGCCGACTGCCTCTACACGAACACGGGGGAGGGCCTGCACCGCTTCGTCGACCCCGTCGACGGCGAGGTGTACCTGTACTCGCAGTTCGAGGTGCCCGACTCCCGGCGCGTGTTCGCGGTGTTCGAGCAGCCCGACCTGAAGGCGACGTTCCGGTTCACGGTCACCGCCCCCGAGCCGTGGAAGGTCGTCTCCAACTCGCCCACGCCCGAGCCGCAGCGCCACGGCGACGGCACCGCCACCTGGGCCTTCGAGCCCACGCCGCGCATCTCGTCGTACATCACGGCGCTCATCGCCGGCCCCTACGAGGCGACGTTCTCGGAGCTGACGAGCGCGTCGGGCCGCGTCGTGCCGCTGGGCGTCTACGGGCGCCGGAGCCTGTGGCAGCACCTCGACGCCGACTACGTGTTCGAGAAGACCCGTCAGGGCTTCGCCTACTACGAGGAGAGGTTCGGCGTCCCCTACCCGTTCGCCAAGTACGACCAGCTGTTCGTGCCCGAGTTCAACGCGGGCGCGATGGAGAACGCGGGCGCCGTCACGTTCACCGAGACCTACGTGTTCCGCTCCAAGGTGACGGATGCCGTCAAGGAGCGCCGCGTCGTCACGATCCTGCACGAGCTCGCGCACATGTGGTTCGGCGACCTCGTCACCATGAAGTGGTGGAACGACCTGTGGCTCAACGAGTCGTTCGCCGAGTGGGCGTCGACGATCGCGACCGCCGAGGCGACCGAGTGGACCGAGGCGTGGACGACCTTCAACGCGATGGAGAAGACCTGGGCGTACCGCCAGGACCAGCTGCCCTCGACGCACCCGGTCGTCGCCGAGATCAACGACCTCGAAGACGTGCAGGTCAACTTCGACGGCATCACCTATGCCAAGGGCGGCTCGGTGCTCAAGCAGCTGGCCGCGTGGGTCGGGATCGAGGCGTTCTTCGCGGGCGTGTCGGCCTACTTCCAGAAGCACGCGTGGGGCAACACCGAGCTGTCCGACCTGCTCGTCGAGCTGGAGGCGACGAGCGGCCGCGAGCTGACCACGTGGTCGAGGAAGTGGCTCGAGACGGCCGGCGTCAACACGCTCTCGCCCGAGGTCCGCACCGACCTCGACGACGTGATCACGCGGTTCGCGGTCGTGCAGACGGCGCCCGCCGACTACCCGACGATCCGTCCGCACCGCCTGGGCGTCGGCTTCTACTCGCTGCAGGACGGCGCGCTCGTGCGCACGCACCACGTCGAGATCGACGTCGACGGCGACCTCACCGAGGTCCCCGCGCTCGCGGGCGTGCGGCGCCCCGATCTCGTGCTGCTCAACGACGACGACCTCGCCTACGCGAAGATCCGCCTCGACGAGCGATCGCTGGAGACCGCGATCGCCCACATCGGGGACATCAGCGACCCGCTCGCACGCTCCCTCGTGTGGGGCGCGGCGTGGGACCAGACGCGCGACGCGGAGTCGTCGGCATCCGACTACATCGATCTCGTGCTGCAGGGCATCGGCGCCGAGACGGAGTCGACGACGGTGCGCACGACGCTCGCGCAGCTGCAGCTCGCGGCGAACGCGTACGTCGACCCCGCCGATCGCGACGCGTCGCGCGAGCGCGTCGCCGACGGGCTGTGGCGGCTCGCGCAGGACGCCGACGCGGGCAGCGACAGCCAGCTGCAGTTCGTGACGGCCTTCGCGTCCGCCGCCGCGACGCCCGCGCAGTGGGAGCAGGTGCGCGCGCTGCGCGAGGGCGCCACGACGCTCGACGGCCTGGAGATCGACGCCGACCTGTCGTGGCAGCTGCTCGTGTCGCTCGCCGCGGGCGGCCTCGTCACGAGCGCCGACATCGACGCCGCGCTGGCCGCCGACAACACCGCGAAGGGCGGCGAGTTCGCCGCGCAGGCGCGCGCGGCGCTGCCTGCGCCGGAGGCGAAGCAGGCCGCCTGGTCGTCGCTCGTCGACAGCGCCGACCTGCCGAACACGATCGTGCGCTCGGCCGCGCTCGGCTTCGTCCACCCCGCGGGCGTCGAGACGCTGCGCGCGTTCGTCGCCCCCTACTTCGACATGCTGCTGCCCGTGTGGAACGAGCGCACCTATCAGATCGCGAGCTACCTCATCACGGGCCTCTACCCGGCGCCCCTGGCCGACGTCACGCTGCGCGACGCGACCCGGGCCTGGCTCGACGAGAACGACGACGCGCCCGCCGCGCTGCGCCGCCTCGTCGCGGAGAACCTCGCCGGCGTCGAGCGTGCCCTGGCCGCCCAGGCGCGCGACGCCGAGTGA
- a CDS encoding globin codes for MSDEPSTFYEQVGGHDTFVRLVDAFYREVAADEVLRPMYPEEDLGPAAVRLRMFLEQYWGGPTAYGEQRGHPRLRLRHMGFHVNPDARDRWLRHMRTALDEVQLSPLHEETMWDYLQRAAHALVNTFEPTPSATASSDR; via the coding sequence ATGAGCGACGAGCCGAGCACGTTCTACGAGCAGGTGGGCGGCCACGACACGTTCGTGCGCCTCGTCGACGCCTTCTACCGCGAGGTCGCCGCGGACGAGGTGCTGCGTCCCATGTATCCGGAGGAGGACCTCGGCCCCGCCGCCGTGCGCCTGCGGATGTTCCTGGAGCAGTACTGGGGCGGGCCGACGGCCTACGGCGAGCAGCGCGGGCATCCGCGGCTCCGCCTGCGGCACATGGGGTTCCACGTCAACCCGGACGCACGGGACCGCTGGCTCCGTCACATGCGCACGGCGCTCGACGAGGTGCAGCTCTCCCCCCTGCACGAGGAGACGATGTGGGACTACCTGCAGCGCGCCGCGCACGCGCTCGTGAACACCTTCGAGCCGACGCCGTCCGCTACGGCCTCGTCCGACCGGTAG